In the Mycobacteriales bacterium genome, TTGGTGTCGAGGACCGTGACGGCGCAGTCGAGCCCGGCCGCGACCGCGGCGCTGTCGTCGGGCGAGGCGTCGACGACGAGCCGCACCCGGCAGCCGGGCACCGCGGCGTGCAGCCGGGCGACCAGCGTGGGCAGGGTCGCGGCGTTGCCGTAGACGGGGCAGATCGCGACCGGCTTGGTGATCATCTCGCGTCGTCGCCCGCGTGGTCGGCCACCCACGTGCGGCGCAACCCCTCGGCGAGGTCGACCGTCGGCTCCCAACCGAGCACCGTGCGGGCGCGGGTCGGGTCGCAGACCCAGTCGCCGGTGTCCCACTCGCGGCCGGGGTGGGCGCCGACGTCGACCGCGACCGGGCGCCCGGTGACCCGCGCGGCCAGCTCGGCCAGCTCCTCGTTGGCGGTCTGGGTGCCGGTGCCGACGTTGACGACCCCGTCGACGTCACGGGTCGCCGCGCGCACGCAGGCGTCGACGACGTCACCGATCCACACCCAGTCGCGGCGCGCGCCCGGCGCGGTCAGCGGCAGCACATCCCCTGACGCGGCGGCCCGCAGCACGGTCGGCACGAGCCGCCCCGCGTGGTCGCCCGGGCCGTAGACCTGGAACGCCCGCAGCACCACCGACCGGATCCCGCGCTCGGCGGCCGTGGCCTGCAGCAGCAGCGACCCGGCGGCCTTGGTGGCGCCGAAGAACCCGCGCGGCTGCACCGCCGCGTCCTCGGTGAGCGGGACTGCGGCCGCGGCGTACTCCGTCGACGACCCGAGCCTGACCACCGCCGCGCAGCTGTCCGGCAGCGCCTCGACCAGCCAGCCCGCCGACGACGCGTTGACCGCAGCGGTCGTCGCCCGCTCGTCCGGGGTCGCCTTGCCCCTCGCGGCGTGCAGGACCAGGGCGACGTCGCAGGAGGTACGTCGTACGACGTGCTCGAGAGCGAGCCGGTCCGACAGGTCGGCGTCGCGGCGGGTGAGCGCGACCACGTCCCAGCCGTCGGCGCGCAGCCGGTCGACGAGGTGGCGGCCGACGAAGCCGCCGGCGCCCGTGACGAGCGCGCGGGTCATGCCGGGACGAGCACCCGGTCGAGGCGCTGGCACAGATCGGCACGGTCGCGCGCGACGTCGAGGCCGGTGCGGGCGCGCATCGCGGCCGCCTCAGCACGGATCGCGGCGACGGCGGGCGCGAGGTCGACCCCGCGGCTGTCGGCGGGGGTGCCGGCGCCCGTGTCGGCGAGGAAGGCGCGGCGCAGGAAGGTGAAGCCCGCGTCGAGGCGGGCCAGCTCGGCCTGCAGCAGCCGGGTCGGGACGGGGTGGCCGCCGCCGGGGACGGTGACGCCCGCGACACCGAAGGGCGCGGTGACTGCGGAGCGCACGGCCTCGACGGTGCCGTCGACGAGCGGGGCGAACAGCTCGGTGGAGCCGCGGTCGATGCGGAGGTCGTTGAGCCCGACGTAGAGGCGCGACAGCGGCCGGGCGGCGAGCTCGGCGGCGCAGCGGACCGCGGCCTGCGTCTCGACGAGGATGCCGAGGCCGACCCGGCCTGCGACGAGGTCGAGCACCCGGTCGACCTCCTCGGGGGTGCGGACCATCGGCAGCAGCAGCTCGTCGGTGCCACGC is a window encoding:
- a CDS encoding NAD-dependent epimerase/dehydratase family protein produces the protein MTRALVTGAGGFVGRHLVDRLRADGWDVVALTRRDADLSDRLALEHVVRRTSCDVALVLHAARGKATPDERATTAAVNASSAGWLVEALPDSCAAVVRLGSSTEYAAAAVPLTEDAAVQPRGFFGATKAAGSLLLQATAAERGIRSVVLRAFQVYGPGDHAGRLVPTVLRAAASGDVLPLTAPGARRDWVWIGDVVDACVRAATRDVDGVVNVGTGTQTANEELAELAARVTGRPVAVDVGAHPGREWDTGDWVCDPTRARTVLGWEPTVDLAEGLRRTWVADHAGDDAR
- a CDS encoding aldolase/citrate lyase family protein produces the protein MQLFVFTARPALARDLVRAGADGVILDWERRGKARRQQGHDTQINADTPADLSVVRAATDGRVLTRINGYGPWTAAEVDEAVARGTDELLLPMVRTPEEVDRVLDLVAGRVGLGILVETQAAVRCAAELAARPLSRLYVGLNDLRIDRGSTELFAPLVDGTVEAVRSAVTAPFGVAGVTVPGGGHPVPTRLLQAELARLDAGFTFLRRAFLADTGAGTPADSRGVDLAPAVAAIRAEAAAMRARTGLDVARDRADLCQRLDRVLVPA